In a single window of the Trichoderma breve strain T069 chromosome 6, whole genome shotgun sequence genome:
- a CDS encoding f-box-like domain-containing protein → MRFPFSRKKDKKKNELSSPPEALRRPADISRQPYFPPSVRSSQLVAVLPPKVLERIFLFVCPHSGDETYDACEDSGSSEGCMLCDLRDLAHCSQVNRIWHDTAIKLLYHSVRIDQVHYCKLEAWLAERRKQTRFDRNAIPEDPAQARLRLFRRTVREDPTRIGKRVEFLKTPYQVREYCQVELAQTIAVLPSLKYVDLPEGMFSDESSSSTLRFEVQARCPNIRKMTYNAGSEKSLAALATGQVWPRLEVLELNGISVDTMTMRAVLNSLANLRALKMTETESISDEVLMAASGPIMPSLEEFIMEKTPRVTAAGLIEYLAWPETQRGLRVLTLVHTGVHPQRLQEILTMAPCLKTLAMKHKVIEGFPQHAGIGFLASQSLETLRFEISTESDKEVYASMKASWYAYLASSVLAGGMPRLRKLFVHDESFPEQLQGLPPPNASFAAGGHMRNPSHGSTRSSHVPYPGMPSTPTSKTFGNPFANSPGSPTSPRSQVQSPRQLGVPGAPAAHRFSSNNPFAAHMRATAPSPAHTLEVYTKTDEYGKWNFSKVDTLTTTGQALRRPVSSYGLAADVAGEGWNRGEVRRSIMVGDGTGLFLPLPPPPGQDEYGRRGSAMSDAWRPSSSGGDSLRRPPPLWQ, encoded by the exons ATGAGGTTCCCCTTTAGTCggaaaaaggacaagaagaagaacgagcTGTCCAGCCCTCCAGAGGCATTGCGGCGCCCTGCTGATATCAGCCGCCAGCCTTACTTCCCGCCGAGTGTGAGATCGAGCCAGCTCGTCGCCGTTCTCCCACCAAAGGTTCTCGAgcgcatctttctcttcgtctgccCTCACTCTGGTGATGAGACGTATGATGCCTGCGAGGATAGTGGCAGCAGCGAAGGTTGCATGCTGTGTGACCTGCGTGACCTGGCCCACTGTTCGCAGGTGAACCGAATCTGGCATGATACCGCCATCAAGCTATT GTATCACAGCGTTCGGATCGACCAGGTCCACTACTGCAAGCTCGAGGCTTGGTTGGCCGAGAGGCGCAAGCAGACGAGATTTGACCGCAACGCCATTCCTGAGGATCCAGCTCAAGCAAGACTCAGGCTGTTCCGGCGTACTGTTCGCGAGGACCCGACCCGCATCGGCAAGAGGGTTGAGTTTTTGAAGACGCCCTACCAGGTGCGAGAGTACTGTCAGGTGGAGTTGGCTCAGACCATTGCAGTCCTCCCCAGCCTCAAGTATGTTGATCTGCCTGAGGGCATGTTCTCGGATGAATCGAGCAGCTCGACGCTACGGTTCGAGGTGCAAGCCAGATGTCCCAACATTCGAAAAATGACGTACAACGCAGGCTCGGAGAAGAGCTTGGCAGCGCTGGCTACGGGCCAGGTCTGGCCTCGGCTCGAGGTCCTGGAACTGAACGGCATCAGTGTCGATACCATGACTATGAGAGCGGTGTTGAACTCGTTGGCAAACCTCAGGGCCCTAAAGATGACCGAAACAGAAAGTATATCTGATGAAGTGCTGATGGCCGCATCGGGGCCTATCATGCCCTCGTTGGAGGAGTTCATCATGGAGAAAACTCCTCGTGTAACGGCTGCCGGCCTCATCGAGTATCTTGCTTGGCCAGAAACACAGCGCGGACTCAGGGTCCTGACACTCGTACACACTGGCGTCCACCCGCAAAGACTTCAAGAGATCTTGACGATGGCGCCATGTCTTAAGACGCTGGCCATGAAGCACAAGGTAATTGAAGGCTTTCCACAGCACGCGGGCATCGGATTTCTTGCGTCTCAAAGCCTCGAGACCCTGCGCTTTGAGATTTCTACCGAATCAGATAAGGAAGTGTACGCAAGCATGAAGGCCAGTTGGTACGCTTACCTCGCCTCATCCGTCCTCGCAGGGGGTATGCCTAGGTTGCGTAAACTCTTTGTCCACGATGAGTCCTTCCCGGAGCAGCTTCAGGGGCTGCCTCCTCCCAATGCTAGCTTTGCGGCGGGAGGGCACATGCGAAACCCATCTCACGGCTCTACTCGCAGCTCCCACGTGCCCTATCCAGGCATGCCAAGCACGCCTACTTCCAAGACATTTGGGAACCCGTTTGCAAACTCGCCCGGCTCACCAACCTCTCCCAGGTCTCAGGTTCAGTCTCCTCGACAGCTAGGCGTGCCCGGGGCGCCAGCAGCACACCGGTTCAGCTCCAACAACCCATTTGCGGCGCACATGCGAGCCACTGCTCCCTCACCAGCCCATACCCTTGAGGTGTATACCAAGACTGACGAGTACGGTAAATGGAACTTTAGCAAAGTTGACACATTAACCACGACAGGCCAGGCGCTGAGACGTCCAGTCAGCAGCTACGGATTGGCAGCAGACGTGGCCGGAGAGGGGTGGAACCGAGGCGAGGTCCGACGCAGCATCATGGTCGGAGACGGTACGGGGCTCTtcttgcctctgcctccgccgccgGGTCAGGACGAGTACGGCCGCAGGGGTTCGGCCATGTCGGACGCTTGGCGACCCTCGAGCAGCGGTGGAGATTCTCTACGCCGGCCGCCACCTCTTTGGCAGTGA
- a CDS encoding GNS1/SUR4 family domain-containing protein, whose protein sequence is MASAPATFYEQLPLPTLDRPFGVHLWPLFDKLFTAVTGFSANDFKFVPFETPMSTLKSTSIFIVIYYIIIFGGRELMRNREPFKLKALFLIHNLYLTAISGALLALFIEQILPTVVRKGIFFAICDHDGGWTQPMVVLYYLNYLTKYLELLDTVFLFLKKKPLTFLHCYHHGATALLCYTQLIGLTSVSWVPIVLNLTVHVVMYWYYFQSARGVRIWWKEWVTRLQIIQFIIDLGFVYFASYTYFTSTYFDWMPNAGKCAGEEFAAFAGIGILSSYLVLFISFYFATYKKGGKGSTTRKSLRRMSQAPLPDPVHMAATMGTKSNGTTTGAKTNGATARSRKA, encoded by the exons ATGGCTTCGGCTCCCGCCACGTTTTACGAGCAGTTACCGCTCCCGACGCTCGATCGCCCTTTCGGCGTCCATCTATGGCCTCTCTTTGATAAGCTCTTCACAGCCGTCACTGGCTTCTCGGCCAATGACTTCAAGTTTGTGCCTTTCGAGACTCCCATGTCTACGCTCAAGTCGacttccatcttcattgtCATCTACTACATTATCATCTTTGGCGGTCGAGAGTTGATGCGCAACCGCGAGCccttcaagctcaaggctctcttcctcatccacaACCTCTACTTGACCGCCATCAGCGGCGCTCTCCTGGCTCTCTTTATTGAGCAGATCCTACCCACTGTTGTCCGCAAGGGTATTTTCTTCGCCATCTGCGATCACGACGGTGGCTGGACTCAGCCCATGGTCGTTCTCTACTAC CTCAACTACCTCACCAAGtaccttgagctgctcgatACCGTCTTCCTGTtcctcaagaagaagccattgaccTTCCTCCACTGCTACCACCACGGTGCCACCGCTCTTCTCTGCTACACTCAGCTGATTGGTCTGACTTCCGTCTCTTGGGTCCCCATTGTCCTCAACCTGACTGTGCACGTTGTCATGTACTGGTACTACTTCCAGAGCGCACGTGGCGTCCGAATCTGGTGGAAGGAGTGGGTTACTCGTCTCCAGATCATCCAGTTCATCATCGACCTTG GCTTCGTCTACTTCGCTTCTTACACCTACTTCACCTCTACCTACTTCGACTGGATGCCCAATGCTGGCAAGTGTGCCGGTGAGGAgtttgctgcctttgccgGCATTGGTATCCTCAGCTCATACTTggttctcttcatctccttctaCTTCGCCACCTACaagaagggcggcaaggGTTCCACTACTCGCAAGTCCCTTCGCCGCATGAGCCAGGCTCCTCTGCCCGACCCCGTCCACATGGCTGCTACCATGGGCACCAAGTCCAATGGAACCACCACTGGTGCCAAGACCAACGGTGCCACCGCCCGATCCCGCAAGGCTTAA